In Bacillus sp. SB49, a single window of DNA contains:
- the mscL gene encoding large conductance mechanosensitive channel protein MscL — MGLLREFKQFAMRGSAVDIGVGMVLGAAFSGFIDSFVKDLLMPPIGLLYHKMDIENMFISLNGTAYSSRSAAEAAGAPTINYGLFLTASVRFLIVLFAVFLVVRQLNRWKKPHQDPMLSMTKKECPYCCLSIPSQAVICPNCSSSLSKYTKEPPSKWRMK; from the coding sequence ATGGGTCTCTTAAGGGAGTTTAAACAGTTTGCAATGCGTGGAAGTGCGGTGGATATAGGCGTAGGGATGGTGCTGGGAGCAGCATTCAGTGGCTTTATTGATTCCTTCGTCAAGGACCTTCTCATGCCTCCCATCGGTCTCCTGTATCATAAGATGGACATAGAGAATATGTTCATAAGTCTGAATGGTACAGCGTATTCTTCCAGATCAGCAGCGGAAGCAGCCGGAGCGCCCACGATAAATTACGGTCTTTTCCTTACGGCTTCTGTGCGATTTCTGATCGTTCTCTTTGCCGTTTTTCTTGTGGTGCGGCAATTAAACAGATGGAAGAAGCCGCATCAGGACCCGATGCTCTCTATGACTAAGAAGGAGTGCCCGTACTGCTGTTTGTCTATTCCCAGTCAGGCTGTCATCTGCCCTAACTGTTCTTCTTCCCTGTCTAAATATACAAAAGAGCCGCCGTCTAAATGGCGGATGAAGTAA
- a CDS encoding TrkH family potassium uptake protein, with protein sequence MEKKRTELNPPQILILVFLFFITLGTFLLMLPFSTTEGITLGDALFTATSAMTVTGLAVVDTGTAFTLVGQWVILALIQLGGLGIMTFAVLIFMALGKKIGLKERMIIQQSLNQTAVGGIILLVKKLLIFSISMELVAIVLLSFRWVPEFGLARGIYVSTFHAISAFNNAGFSVWSDSLSGYVTDPVVNIVISFLFIIGGVGFTVVFDLWKTKDFHRLSLHTKTMLVGTIAINVFSILMIFVLEFNNPETIGNMSTPGKLIASYFQAVTPRTAGFNTIDIGAMEDDSLFFMLILMFIGGGSASTAGGIKLTTAVIIIVATLAFFRDKEDLTLFRRSLRPRLVMRALALTVGSVFLVFTSTFFLNMTEDASFLSILFEAISAFGTVGLSTGITGDLTIAGKMILVSLMLFGKLGPLTFAFAFTKPRPDPIKYPKEEVLTG encoded by the coding sequence ATGGAGAAGAAGAGAACGGAATTGAATCCTCCTCAAATTCTAATCCTGGTCTTTTTATTCTTTATTACATTAGGAACATTTCTATTGATGCTTCCCTTCTCTACTACGGAGGGTATTACATTAGGGGATGCATTGTTTACAGCAACCTCTGCTATGACAGTAACAGGTCTTGCCGTTGTCGATACCGGGACAGCATTCACATTAGTCGGTCAGTGGGTCATTCTTGCGCTTATTCAATTAGGTGGATTAGGAATCATGACATTCGCTGTACTTATTTTCATGGCTCTCGGTAAGAAAATAGGCTTGAAAGAGCGAATGATTATTCAGCAGTCTCTAAACCAGACGGCAGTCGGAGGGATCATCCTCCTTGTTAAGAAGCTGTTGATTTTCTCCATCAGTATGGAACTGGTCGCCATCGTCCTGTTGTCCTTTCGATGGGTGCCTGAATTCGGGCTGGCCAGAGGAATTTATGTCAGCACGTTCCATGCAATTTCAGCCTTCAATAATGCTGGATTTTCCGTTTGGTCGGACAGCCTGTCCGGATATGTTACCGATCCAGTCGTCAATATAGTCATTTCCTTTTTATTCATTATCGGAGGGGTAGGTTTCACGGTCGTCTTTGACTTGTGGAAAACCAAAGATTTTCATCGACTTTCCCTCCATACGAAGACGATGCTTGTCGGAACGATTGCCATCAATGTCTTCAGCATTCTCATGATTTTCGTTTTGGAATTTAACAACCCGGAAACAATAGGAAATATGTCTACGCCAGGAAAGCTGATAGCCTCCTATTTTCAGGCGGTAACGCCGAGAACGGCCGGATTCAACACCATTGATATTGGAGCGATGGAAGACGATTCGCTTTTCTTCATGCTCATACTGATGTTTATCGGTGGGGGGAGCGCCTCTACCGCCGGAGGTATTAAACTTACTACAGCTGTGATTATCATCGTTGCTACCCTTGCTTTCTTCCGCGACAAGGAAGATTTGACTCTCTTCCGCAGAAGTCTGCGCCCAAGACTTGTCATGCGGGCTCTTGCATTGACGGTAGGCAGTGTGTTTCTTGTCTTTACCAGTACCTTCTTTTTAAACATGACGGAGGACGCCTCCTTCCTTTCCATTTTGTTTGAAGCCATTTCAGCATTCGGCACAGTCGGTCTTTCCACTGGAATTACAGGAGACTTGACCATTGCCGGAAAAATGATCCTTGTGTCGTTGATGCTTTTTGGTAAGCTGGGGCCGCTTACCTTTGCATTTGCTTTTACAAAACCACGGCCGGATCCGATCAAGTACCCAAAAGAAGAAGTATTGACCGGTTAA
- a CDS encoding BrxA/BrxB family bacilliredoxin: MNPYEAYMKEISQPMRDELTNAGFQELTTPEEVDTFISETKGTTLVVINSVCGCAAGLARPSARESLHNEKRPENLVTVFAGQDREATARMREYLEGYEPSSPSMALLKDGQVLHFIPREEIEDYEVEEITANLTGAYNKFC; this comes from the coding sequence ATGAACCCATATGAAGCCTATATGAAAGAAATTTCCCAACCGATGAGAGATGAATTAACTAATGCCGGCTTTCAGGAACTGACCACACCAGAAGAAGTGGATACTTTTATTAGTGAGACAAAAGGAACTACGCTTGTGGTCATCAATTCTGTCTGCGGATGTGCAGCAGGACTGGCCCGTCCTTCGGCCCGAGAATCACTCCATAACGAGAAGCGGCCTGAGAACCTTGTAACCGTCTTTGCCGGACAGGATAGGGAGGCGACCGCCCGAATGAGAGAATACTTGGAAGGATATGAACCTTCCTCCCCTTCCATGGCATTACTGAAAGATGGACAAGTCCTTCACTTTATCCCGCGGGAGGAAATTGAAGATTACGAAGTAGAAGAAATCACAGCCAACCTGACCGGGGCATATAACAAGTTTTGCTAA
- a CDS encoding IscS subfamily cysteine desulfurase, with protein MRVHYFDYAAACPIEEEALSVYIHASKNFFGNTGSLHDIGTDAKRLLEHCRERIAHMVGVEKAGIYFTSGGTESNEIALRSLQALRPNRSVIIAGGEHASIQYLVDQWEEEGVSVTRIPFTEDGVLNMAVLKATMNDETGLVIMQHVNGDIGTTQPVEEVNQLCDTYGALMHCDCVQSFGKKDLRAVSKVVDSLSLSAHKIGGPTGIGAVYIKPSLNVPPKTPSPAHESGMRPGTVPLPGVAAFTEAAGKSVDNLIENQRKISERKRWFLERMQECRESFRVVGNGNAVVGICLKGVEGQWAMLEANRLGYAFSTGSACQAGKTPYALTAMGMSKEEAKTFIRISFHPSHTRQEVEGLATVLKKTIHAHNLV; from the coding sequence ATGAGAGTGCACTACTTTGATTACGCGGCTGCTTGCCCAATTGAAGAGGAAGCATTGAGTGTTTATATCCATGCTTCTAAAAATTTTTTTGGAAATACCGGAAGTCTTCATGATATTGGAACAGATGCGAAACGCTTATTGGAACACTGCCGTGAACGGATCGCTCACATGGTGGGTGTAGAGAAAGCAGGTATTTACTTCACGAGCGGGGGAACAGAGAGCAATGAAATAGCGTTGAGATCGCTGCAGGCACTCCGCCCCAACAGGAGTGTGATAATAGCGGGAGGCGAGCATGCTTCCATTCAGTATCTCGTAGATCAATGGGAGGAGGAAGGCGTTTCGGTTACGAGAATCCCGTTTACAGAAGACGGTGTATTGAATATGGCGGTCTTGAAAGCAACCATGAATGACGAGACAGGGCTTGTTATCATGCAGCACGTAAACGGAGACATCGGTACGACACAGCCTGTGGAAGAAGTGAACCAACTTTGTGATACATATGGTGCTCTTATGCACTGTGATTGTGTACAATCCTTCGGGAAAAAAGATTTACGTGCTGTATCAAAGGTGGTAGACAGCCTTTCTTTATCTGCTCATAAGATAGGTGGTCCAACAGGGATCGGTGCTGTCTACATAAAGCCTTCCTTGAACGTCCCGCCTAAAACACCTTCTCCTGCACACGAATCCGGCATGAGACCAGGGACGGTTCCTTTACCAGGAGTGGCAGCATTTACAGAAGCAGCCGGTAAAAGTGTAGACAATCTTATTGAAAATCAACGGAAGATCAGCGAGAGAAAGCGCTGGTTCCTTGAGAGGATGCAGGAATGCCGGGAGTCATTCCGTGTCGTCGGCAATGGGAATGCCGTGGTGGGAATCTGTTTGAAAGGAGTGGAAGGTCAGTGGGCGATGCTGGAGGCGAATAGACTCGGCTACGCCTTTTCAACCGGCAGCGCCTGTCAAGCAGGTAAGACGCCTTATGCCCTAACCGCTATGGGAATGTCGAAAGAAGAAGCGAAGACATTCATTCGAATCTCTTTCCATCCTAGCCACACAAGGCAGGAAGTGGAGGGGCTTGCAACAGTTTTAAAGAAAACCATACATGCACACAACCTTGTGTGA
- a CDS encoding conserved virulence factor C family protein: MKIVSIEPTPSPNSMKINVNEKLPDGKAHNYKKGDDLTDAPDFIQHLFEIEGVKGIYHVTDFLALERNGRTAWEDILPKVRHVFGSVVPEQPEETKGAGSDDPFGEVRVYIQQFRGIPMQVKLEEGEEEIRVGLPERFMNAAMKAAPASPNMIMERKWIEQNPRYGSTEEIGEQVKEELSASYDEKRLEDLVKQAFDQETNPVEKHPSESKITLETLDDADWKVRYAALDRMEPTADDYEVLDKALDDDKASIRRLATAYLGMIEEVETLPYLYKALRDTSVTVRRTAGDCLSDLGFKEAMPPMIESLSDANRLVRWRAAMFLYELGDESALPALKQAADDPEFEVKMQINMAIERIEGGEEAKGSVWHQMTQATKQKEQ, encoded by the coding sequence GTGAAAATCGTATCGATCGAACCGACGCCCAGTCCAAATTCAATGAAAATCAATGTAAATGAGAAACTGCCGGATGGTAAGGCTCACAACTATAAAAAGGGAGACGATTTAACAGATGCTCCCGATTTTATCCAGCATTTATTTGAGATTGAAGGAGTCAAAGGGATCTATCATGTGACCGATTTTCTTGCACTCGAACGAAACGGCCGTACAGCTTGGGAAGATATCCTCCCGAAAGTGAGGCACGTATTCGGTTCTGTCGTTCCGGAGCAGCCGGAGGAAACAAAAGGCGCCGGGAGTGATGATCCGTTCGGGGAAGTCAGGGTTTACATTCAACAGTTCCGGGGCATTCCGATGCAGGTGAAACTGGAGGAAGGCGAAGAGGAAATCCGTGTCGGTCTGCCGGAACGTTTCATGAATGCAGCGATGAAAGCAGCACCAGCCTCTCCGAATATGATCATGGAGAGGAAATGGATCGAACAGAATCCGAGATACGGGAGTACAGAAGAAATCGGAGAGCAGGTAAAAGAAGAATTATCTGCAAGCTACGACGAGAAACGACTGGAAGACCTTGTTAAACAAGCGTTTGATCAAGAAACGAATCCCGTCGAAAAGCATCCTTCCGAGTCGAAAATCACACTCGAAACACTGGACGATGCCGATTGGAAGGTTCGCTATGCAGCCCTCGACCGTATGGAACCGACAGCAGACGATTATGAAGTTCTCGACAAAGCGCTGGATGACGATAAGGCATCCATCCGTCGTTTGGCGACCGCCTACTTAGGCATGATCGAAGAAGTGGAAACACTCCCCTACCTCTATAAGGCTCTGCGGGATACTTCCGTAACAGTCCGCCGTACTGCCGGCGACTGCCTGTCAGATCTTGGCTTCAAAGAAGCGATGCCTCCGATGATCGAATCTTTGTCCGATGCCAACCGCCTGGTCCGCTGGCGGGCAGCTATGTTCCTTTATGAGCTTGGAGATGAATCTGCCCTTCCGGCTTTGAAGCAGGCGGCTGATGACCCTGAGTTCGAAGTAAAAATGCAGATTAACATGGCCATCGAACGAATCGAAGGTGGAGAAGAAGCCAAAGGATCCGTCTGGCACCAAATGACACAGGCAACGAAACAAAAAGAACAATAG
- a CDS encoding ABC transporter ATP-binding protein, producing MAKLMTEQVGIAYGDHHVVRDLDLDIPENQITTIIGPNGCGKSTILKALARIHSVQEGSIYLDGKAIKKESTKEIAKKMGVLPQTPKAPSGLTVSELVSYGRYPHQKGFGKLSDHDREVIQWALEITGVEEFSNRSIDALSGGQRQRVWIAMALAQETELLILDEPTTYLDLAHQLEVLKLLEQLNREEGRTIVMVIHDLNHAARFADYIVALRGGKVIREGTPEEVIRKDVLKEVFQIDAEVVQDPRTNRPICLTYDLLGSVPEVCQKAVL from the coding sequence ATGGCAAAGCTAATGACAGAGCAGGTAGGTATCGCTTATGGAGACCATCATGTCGTCCGGGATTTAGATTTGGATATACCTGAAAATCAAATTACGACGATCATCGGACCGAATGGATGCGGGAAGTCTACAATTCTGAAGGCTTTGGCAAGAATCCACTCCGTTCAGGAAGGAAGCATTTATCTGGACGGGAAAGCCATAAAAAAAGAGTCGACGAAAGAAATAGCCAAGAAGATGGGTGTTCTTCCGCAAACACCGAAAGCTCCAAGCGGTCTGACTGTTTCAGAGCTGGTTTCTTATGGGCGGTATCCACACCAAAAAGGGTTTGGGAAGCTGTCTGATCACGATAGAGAAGTGATCCAATGGGCGCTTGAAATAACCGGAGTAGAAGAATTCTCTAACCGTTCCATCGATGCCTTATCCGGCGGACAGCGGCAACGGGTGTGGATTGCGATGGCACTGGCGCAGGAAACAGAACTGCTCATTCTTGATGAGCCGACAACGTACTTGGATCTTGCCCACCAGTTGGAAGTTTTAAAGCTTTTGGAGCAGCTTAATCGAGAAGAAGGACGCACGATCGTCATGGTCATTCACGATTTGAATCATGCGGCACGGTTTGCTGATTATATCGTGGCCCTTCGCGGAGGGAAAGTGATTCGAGAAGGCACTCCTGAAGAAGTGATTCGGAAAGACGTGCTGAAGGAAGTATTCCAAATCGACGCGGAAGTAGTCCAGGATCCCCGGACGAACCGTCCCATCTGCTTGACCTATGACTTGCTTGGTTCGGTACCGGAAGTCTGTCAAAAGGCTGTTTTGTAG
- the nadA gene encoding quinolinate synthase NadA: MNLFDQLAVETPSIPSMYKEMTRRELEDRAIAVKQKLGARVFLPGHHYQKDEVIQFADTKGDSLVLAQQSALQKEAESIIFLGVHFMAETADILTGEHQRVYLPDMRAGCSMADMATKAQTEKAWEKLNDVFGDSILPLTYVNSTAAIKAFVGRHGGATVTSSNAAGMVKWAFTQKQRILFLPDQHLGRNTAYDLGVPLENMAVWDPMKETLLFDGDWSNIQVILWRGHCSVHENFTPSNIAQVRKDHPEMHIIVHPECTREVVARSDSSGSTNFIIQTIEQAPPGSAFAIGTEMNLVKRIIKDHPDKHIISLNPNMCPCLTMNRIDLPHLLWSLEALDAGQEINRITVDKYIANDAKKALSRMLERV, encoded by the coding sequence ATGAATTTATTCGATCAATTAGCTGTTGAGACACCTTCTATTCCATCCATGTATAAAGAAATGACAAGGAGAGAGCTGGAAGATCGGGCGATTGCGGTCAAACAGAAACTTGGGGCGAGAGTGTTCCTCCCCGGCCACCATTACCAAAAGGACGAAGTAATTCAATTCGCCGACACGAAGGGGGACTCACTCGTTCTGGCTCAACAGTCCGCATTGCAAAAAGAAGCAGAGTCGATCATTTTTTTAGGTGTTCACTTCATGGCAGAAACAGCAGACATTTTGACAGGGGAACATCAACGCGTCTATCTTCCAGATATGCGGGCTGGATGCTCAATGGCAGACATGGCGACAAAGGCGCAGACGGAGAAAGCATGGGAGAAACTGAACGATGTGTTCGGGGACTCGATTCTACCACTGACCTATGTGAATTCCACAGCAGCGATCAAAGCATTCGTCGGGCGGCATGGAGGAGCTACGGTAACTTCATCGAACGCGGCTGGAATGGTGAAATGGGCGTTTACACAAAAGCAGCGCATCCTGTTTCTACCCGACCAGCACCTTGGGCGAAATACTGCTTATGATTTAGGAGTACCTTTAGAGAACATGGCTGTTTGGGATCCAATGAAAGAAACACTGCTTTTTGACGGTGATTGGAGTAATATACAAGTAATCTTATGGCGGGGGCATTGTTCCGTCCACGAAAATTTCACCCCCTCTAATATTGCACAAGTTCGAAAGGATCACCCGGAGATGCACATCATCGTTCATCCGGAGTGTACAAGGGAAGTCGTCGCCCGTTCAGATTCTTCCGGGTCCACGAACTTCATTATCCAAACGATTGAACAAGCCCCTCCCGGAAGCGCCTTTGCCATTGGTACCGAGATGAATCTCGTCAAGCGAATTATCAAGGACCATCCGGATAAACACATCATCTCTTTGAATCCGAATATGTGTCCCTGCCTTACCATGAACCGAATCGATCTCCCCCACCTCCTCTGGTCACTTGAGGCACTTGATGCAGGACAGGAAATAAACAGGATTACCGTTGACAAGTATATCGCCAATGATGCGAAGAAGGCCCTTTCCAGAATGCTGGAGCGAGTATAA
- the nadC gene encoding carboxylating nicotinate-nucleotide diphosphorylase, protein MNRLKLKHCLETFLREDVGDNDWCESLFDQETYGKMIIRSKQTGCFCGGPVITEGFRVLDPSITVEILAAEGEALYPGLDIASIQGPPSALLQGERVILNLIQRMSGIATTTQQAVQKLNSDHTRICDTRKTTPGLRMFEKYAVRTGGGYNHRFGLYDAVMLKDNHIACFGSIKTAVKQLKDRVGHMVKIEVETESAEQVREAVEAGVDCIMFDNRTPEQVAALAGLVPPDIITEASGGITMDTLHTYRNTGVDYLSLGLLTHSYQAVDISANACTGKEVKR, encoded by the coding sequence ATGAACCGATTGAAACTGAAACACTGCCTGGAAACGTTCCTGCGGGAAGACGTCGGGGATAATGATTGGTGCGAATCTTTATTCGACCAAGAAACATACGGAAAAATGATTATACGAAGTAAGCAGACAGGCTGTTTTTGCGGAGGACCTGTCATCACCGAGGGATTCCGGGTACTCGATCCTTCTATTACTGTAGAGATATTGGCAGCTGAGGGAGAAGCACTTTATCCAGGCCTGGATATTGCCTCTATACAAGGCCCTCCGTCCGCTCTCCTTCAAGGAGAGCGCGTAATTTTAAACCTGATCCAAAGAATGAGCGGAATTGCTACAACGACACAGCAGGCCGTCCAGAAACTGAATAGTGACCACACGCGGATTTGTGATACTCGAAAAACAACACCGGGTCTTCGAATGTTTGAAAAATATGCCGTTCGGACAGGCGGTGGATACAACCATCGCTTTGGTTTATATGATGCCGTCATGCTTAAAGACAACCACATCGCCTGCTTCGGTTCCATCAAGACTGCCGTGAAGCAGTTGAAAGACCGAGTCGGACATATGGTGAAAATTGAAGTCGAGACGGAATCCGCCGAACAAGTACGGGAAGCGGTAGAAGCAGGAGTCGATTGTATTATGTTCGATAACCGCACACCGGAACAAGTGGCCGCGTTAGCCGGCTTGGTACCGCCGGACATCATCACAGAAGCATCCGGCGGTATTACAATGGATACTCTTCACACATACCGAAACACAGGCGTGGACTACCTGTCACTCGGCCTGCTCACCCACTCGTATCAGGCCGTCGATATCAGTGCAAATGCCTGCACAGGAAAGGAAGTGAAACGATGA
- the nadB gene encoding L-aspartate oxidase produces the protein MSMADVIIIGSGASALQLARHLHRDKHVIIITKSHLQHGNSRLAQGGIAAALDSEDRPFYHFEDTMKAGCSISDAQAVHHLTQQAPGVMKELSAEGCPFDLKEDGNFSLGREGAHSYNRILHSGGDQTGRYLMQFLAETLPPNISVYEHQHVFELIKDSYGRCCGVRSKDQNRNVHTFLAAHIVMATGGCGQVYPNTSNASTITGDGSALAYHAGAQLSDMEFVQFHPTMLYINGESKGLISEAVRGEGAVLVDEFGNNLMDGVHPLMELAPRHIVAQRIHEVRNAGRSAYLDIRGVSDFPNKFPAITKRCREHGLSIKEGLLPVAPGCHFQMGGIQTDTVGRTSLAGFYAVGEAASNGLHGANRLASNSLLECLVYGKRLAEHLSSLPHVHPRPPVKRKKKKQPMRMPEQRTIQTHMMANVGIIRSKKSLQKQLDWFSSYEVEDLVFCDLSTLSVRQTELCFLMQTAWLITKSAWEREESRGAHIRTDYPDTKDAWSSKQIIQVWKKEWKIDDEPIETETLPGNVPAGRRRG, from the coding sequence ATGAGTATGGCAGACGTAATTATTATTGGCAGCGGCGCCTCCGCCCTCCAGCTTGCGAGACATCTTCACAGGGATAAACATGTGATAATTATCACAAAGTCCCATTTACAGCATGGAAACTCTCGTCTGGCTCAGGGAGGAATTGCTGCGGCGTTGGATAGCGAAGATCGTCCTTTCTATCATTTCGAGGATACGATGAAGGCCGGATGTTCCATCAGTGACGCCCAAGCGGTACACCATTTAACCCAACAGGCTCCCGGAGTAATGAAGGAACTATCAGCAGAGGGGTGCCCGTTCGATTTAAAAGAGGATGGGAACTTCTCCCTCGGCAGGGAAGGAGCTCATTCTTACAACAGAATTCTGCACAGCGGCGGGGATCAGACAGGAAGGTACTTGATGCAGTTCCTCGCCGAAACCCTTCCTCCCAACATTTCTGTTTATGAGCATCAGCATGTGTTCGAACTAATAAAAGATTCATACGGACGCTGCTGCGGGGTCCGAAGTAAAGATCAGAATAGAAATGTCCATACTTTCCTCGCTGCCCATATCGTAATGGCCACAGGTGGGTGCGGCCAGGTTTATCCGAATACTTCGAATGCCTCTACCATTACAGGAGATGGATCAGCTCTCGCCTATCATGCTGGTGCACAACTGTCAGATATGGAATTCGTTCAATTTCACCCGACCATGCTTTACATAAACGGAGAATCCAAAGGCTTGATATCGGAGGCAGTCCGAGGAGAAGGAGCCGTACTGGTTGACGAATTTGGAAATAACCTGATGGATGGTGTCCACCCATTAATGGAGCTCGCACCTCGTCATATTGTTGCACAGCGGATCCACGAGGTGCGAAACGCCGGCCGCAGCGCCTATTTAGATATTCGTGGTGTTTCCGATTTCCCTAATAAATTTCCAGCCATTACGAAACGATGCAGGGAGCATGGCCTGTCTATCAAAGAAGGGCTTCTTCCCGTAGCTCCAGGCTGTCACTTCCAAATGGGGGGGATTCAGACAGATACGGTTGGAAGAACGTCTTTGGCCGGATTCTATGCTGTCGGTGAAGCTGCCAGTAACGGTCTGCACGGAGCAAACCGTCTAGCAAGCAACTCGTTATTAGAATGCCTGGTTTACGGAAAAAGACTGGCGGAGCACCTGAGCAGTCTTCCCCACGTGCATCCCCGTCCCCCTGTTAAACGGAAAAAAAAGAAACAACCGATGCGCATGCCGGAGCAGAGAACGATCCAAACGCACATGATGGCCAACGTCGGCATCATCCGCAGCAAAAAATCCCTGCAGAAACAGTTGGATTGGTTTTCATCCTACGAGGTGGAAGACCTTGTCTTCTGTGACCTTTCCACCCTGTCTGTCAGGCAGACCGAACTGTGCTTTCTCATGCAGACCGCATGGCTGATTACCAAATCTGCATGGGAAAGAGAAGAAAGCCGCGGCGCCCATATACGCACCGACTATCCGGACACGAAGGACGCTTGGAGCTCGAAACAAATTATTCAAGTATGGAAGAAGGAGTGGAAAATAGACGATGAACCGATTGAAACTGAAACACTGCCTGGAAACGTTCCTGCGGGAAGACGTCGGGGATAA
- a CDS encoding MFS transporter, translating to MENKVSRWCLISMASIPLVMTLGNSMLIPVLPIFEEKVGISPFQSSIIITSYSVAAIFLIPVAGYLSDRFGRKIIILPSLFLALVGGIIAGFASWKGSDPFFWIIIGRILQGIGAAGATPIILPLVGDLYKDDDTKTSACLGIIETSNTFGKVLSPILGSLFAVFLWFLPFFSISFFSLISIILVFFFIKVPKDEKAEPQPLKQFIHKTKEIFGKEGKWLYPTFLLGAYAMLVLFAVLFFMSDMLEKVHDIKGVKKGFILAIPLFTLCVASFVTGKKIKGDTKVMKWVLSISLSMIAASVCFVGFVSDRLVLLLVVTSVLGIAIGSMLPTLDALITEGIEKEERGTITSFYSSSRFIGVAAGPPLMSLLMKNYLNVSYIVSGAIGVVLLLLVLFLVKGKSEEEGSQPA from the coding sequence ATGGAAAACAAAGTGAGTCGTTGGTGTCTTATAAGTATGGCGTCCATCCCTTTGGTGATGACGCTTGGCAATTCCATGCTGATACCCGTTCTTCCCATCTTTGAGGAGAAGGTGGGGATCAGCCCGTTCCAGTCCAGTATCATCATTACGAGTTATTCCGTAGCGGCTATTTTCCTGATACCGGTCGCCGGGTACCTTTCCGATCGATTTGGAAGGAAGATCATCATTCTTCCCAGTCTGTTTCTTGCGCTGGTCGGTGGAATCATTGCGGGATTCGCCTCTTGGAAAGGGAGTGATCCTTTCTTTTGGATCATTATCGGGCGCATCCTGCAGGGGATCGGAGCAGCAGGAGCAACGCCGATTATTTTGCCGCTTGTGGGTGATTTGTATAAAGACGATGACACGAAAACGAGTGCCTGTCTCGGAATCATTGAGACATCCAACACGTTCGGAAAAGTACTAAGTCCGATTCTCGGATCCTTGTTCGCAGTATTCTTATGGTTCTTACCGTTTTTTTCAATCTCTTTTTTCAGCTTGATTTCCATCATTCTTGTGTTCTTCTTCATCAAAGTTCCGAAAGATGAGAAGGCGGAACCGCAGCCGTTAAAGCAATTCATTCACAAGACGAAGGAGATCTTCGGGAAAGAGGGGAAATGGTTGTATCCGACCTTTCTGCTCGGAGCCTATGCTATGCTCGTTCTTTTCGCGGTACTTTTCTTCATGTCGGATATGTTGGAGAAGGTCCATGATATTAAAGGAGTGAAGAAGGGGTTCATCCTTGCCATCCCTCTTTTCACTTTATGTGTGGCTTCTTTCGTAACAGGTAAGAAAATAAAAGGGGACACGAAAGTGATGAAGTGGGTGCTCTCCATATCTTTAAGCATGATCGCAGCCAGTGTATGCTTTGTAGGCTTTGTCAGTGACAGGTTGGTTCTGCTGCTCGTAGTCACCAGTGTGCTTGGTATTGCAATCGGGTCGATGCTGCCGACGCTCGATGCGCTTATTACGGAGGGAATCGAGAAAGAAGAAAGAGGCACGATTACCTCCTTCTATAGTTCCTCCCGCTTTATCGGGGTTGCTGCCGGCCCGCCTTTAATGTCTTTATTAATGAAGAATTATTTGAATGTCAGTTACATTGTCAGTGGAGCAATCGGCGTGGTTCTGCTTTTGCTGGTCCTGTTTCTGGTGAAAGGAAAAAGCGAGGAAGAGGGGTCGCAGCCTGCTTAG